The following are encoded in a window of Haloarcula laminariae genomic DNA:
- a CDS encoding DUF99 family protein, whose amino-acid sequence MKPGRRALGIAASDRERLSHLAGAVVRADRVVDGFRFGTCAVGGSDATAAVCELFDRLDREDLRYVFLAGIAPAWFNLFDLDAVADHTGLPVVSVSFEPSPGLADAIRDAFDSDAVVEDRLATYRALPDRRELSVNGEAVFVRSVGLDPEETADIVRAYTPEGGRPEPLRVARLAARAAAERER is encoded by the coding sequence GTGAAACCGGGCCGACGCGCGCTGGGCATCGCGGCGTCGGACCGGGAGCGGCTGAGTCACCTCGCCGGGGCCGTCGTCCGGGCCGACCGGGTAGTCGACGGCTTCCGTTTCGGGACCTGCGCCGTCGGCGGGAGCGACGCCACGGCCGCCGTCTGTGAGCTTTTCGACCGCCTCGACCGCGAGGACCTGCGCTACGTGTTCCTGGCCGGCATCGCGCCGGCGTGGTTCAACCTGTTCGACCTCGACGCCGTCGCCGACCACACCGGACTGCCGGTAGTGTCGGTATCCTTCGAGCCCTCGCCGGGGCTCGCCGACGCGATTCGCGACGCCTTCGACAGCGACGCGGTCGTCGAGGACCGGCTGGCGACCTACCGCGCCCTGCCCGACCGCCGCGAGCTGTCGGTCAACGGCGAGGCGGTGTTCGTCCGCAGCGTCGGTCTCGACCCGGAGGAGACAGCAGATATCGTGCGAGCCTACACGCCCGAGGGCGGGCGGCCGGAACCGCTCCGGGTGGCCCGGCTGGCGGCGCGGGCGGCGGCGGAGCGCGAGCGCTGA
- a CDS encoding DUF5786 family protein yields the protein MGFGSYDESEQENQEYDTDFDDDDGLDTEGDAHQGDVEFEFTASNDELLDRLKDIKEDETTNT from the coding sequence ATGGGGTTCGGGAGCTACGACGAGTCGGAACAGGAAAACCAGGAGTACGACACGGACTTCGACGATGACGATGGGCTCGACACGGAGGGCGACGCCCATCAAGGGGACGTCGAGTTCGAGTTCACCGCGTCGAACGACGAACTGCTCGACCGGCTGAAGGACATCAAGGAGGACGAAACGACGAACACGTGA